A single Rutidosis leptorrhynchoides isolate AG116_Rl617_1_P2 unplaced genomic scaffold, CSIRO_AGI_Rlap_v1 contig579, whole genome shotgun sequence DNA region contains:
- the LOC139884628 gene encoding short-chain dehydrogenase RED1-like, with product MRRKSSGGSDQKPVVLITGCSQGGIGHALARAFAASDCRVVATARSLKSMADLQHDPRFLLQELDVLSDDSVQNVVSNLVEKFGKTDVLVNNAGVLCVAPLPEVPLSTVENTFNTNVIGTMRMVQAVVPHMASRKQGKIVNLGSVTAMAPGPWGGVYTASKAAIHSLSPKCRMELKHFSVDVVNVVPGAIRSNIGNSAVSTYNKMPEWKLYKPFEAAIRERAHFSQKTKSTPTDVFAKDTVAAILKKNPPPWFSSGQYATAMAILYHMPIFVKDFIMSKAMKSQSQIL from the exons ATGAGGAGAA AGTCTAGTGGTGGAAGTGACCAGAAACCAGTGGTGCTAATCACAGGATGTTCCCAGGGAGGTATCGGCCACGCGCTGGCTCGTGCTTTTGCCGCCAGCGATTGTAGGGTGGTGGCCACGGCGAGGTCACTTAAATCCATGGCGGA CCTCCAACACGACCCTCGATTTCTCTTACAGGAGCTCGATGTGTTATCCGATGATAGTGTTCAGAACGTCGTATCGAATCTTGTCGAGAAGTTTGGGAAGACTGATGTTTTGGTCAATAATGCTGGAGTACTCTGTGTTGCTCCTCTGCCAGAAGTCCCTCTATCTACAGTtgaaaatactttcaataccaatgtTATTG GCACAATGAGAATGGTTCAAGCAGTTGTTCCTCACATGGCCTCAAGGAAACAAGGAAAGATAGTAAATTTGGGAAGTGTTACAGCAATGGCTCCTGGTCCGTGGGGTGGTGTTTATACTGCGTCCAAAGCTGCCATTCATTCACT ATCTCCGAAATGCAGAATGGAACTAAAGCACTTCAGTGTAGATGTGGTTAATGTTGTTCCTGGAGCTATTAGGTCAAACATTGGAAATTCTGCTGTCAGCACATACAACAAGATGCCTGAGTGGAAATTATACAAGCCATTTGAAGCTGCAATACGAGAGAGAGCACATTTCTCGCAAAAAACCAAATCTACCCCTACTGACGTGTTTGCCAAGGATACAGTAGCAGCTATACTCAAGAAGAATCCGCCACCGTGGTTCTCGTCGGGGCAATACGCCACTGCAATGGCAATATTGTACCATATGCCTATCTTTGTCAAAGATTTTATAATGAGCAAAGCTATGAAAAGTCAAAGTCAGATCCTGTAA